The genome window CGGGTCCTCGGCCCACAGGCGGCCGTGCAGGAACGTCGGTTCCAGCGTGTCCTCGGAGTAGCACGGCCACTGGATCCCGCCGAGTTCTTCGAGGCGCGCGTAGGACATCCCGGCGTGCATCGGCGAGAGCGAGCGCAGCTCGTTCCAGACCTCCTCGCCGCCGGTGTGGTGCCAGTCGTGCCCGAGCCGGCGGGCCAGCTCCGACAGCAGCTCGATGTCGTCGCGCGCGCCGTCCGGTGGGTCGAGGGCCTTGCGGACGCGCTGGACCCGACGTTCGGAGTTGGTGAACGTGCCGTCGCTCTCGCACCAGGCCGCGCTGGCCGGCAGCACGACGTCGGCCAGCTGCGCGGTCTTGGTGAGGAAGATGTCCTGCACGACCAGGTGATCCACATTGGATAGCCGTTTGATCGTGTGCTCGCAGTCCGCTTCGGACTGGACCGGGTTCTCGCCGATGATGTACACGCAGGTCAGGTCGCCGCGTTCCATCGCGTCCAGCATCTGCGTGAGGTTGAGCCCCTTGCGCGGCGGGATCGACGAACCCCAGGCCGCGTCGAACTTCGCGCGCACGTCCGCGTCGAGGACGTCCTGGAAGCCGGGCAGCCGGTCCGGGATGGCGCCCATGTCACCGCCGCCCTGGACGTTGTTCTGCCCGCGCAACGGGTTCAGCCCGGCGCCGTAGCGGCCGACCTGCCCGGCCAGCAGGGCCAGGTTGATCAGCGCCAGGACGTTGTCGGTGCCGTTGTGGTGTTCGGTGATCCCGAGGGTCCACGACAGCTGAGCCCGGTCGGCGCGGGCGTAGGCGTGGGCGAGTTCGCGGATCAGCCCGGCCGGCACACCGGTGGTCTTCTCGGCGACCTCCAGCGTCCACGGCTCGACCGACGCGGCGAACTCCGCGAACCCTTCGGTGGCCCGCTCGATGAACGCGTGGTTGGCGAGTCCGGAGTGGATGATCTCCCGCGCGATCGCGTGCGCGAGCGGGATGTCGGTGCCGACTTCCAGCTGCAGCTGCCGGTGCGCCCAGCTCGCCGTGCTCGTCCGGCGGGGATCGACGACGAAGAGCTTCGCTCCCCGGTGGACGGCCTTGAGCACGTGCTGGAAGAAGATCGGGTGCGCCTCGCGCGGGTTGCCGCCCCAGATCACGATGACGTCGGCGTCCTCGATCTCCTGGTAAGACGACGTCCCGCCGCCGCTGTCGAAGACCCGCGCCAGCCCGGCGACGCTCGGCGCGTGGCAGGTGCGGTTGCACGAGTCGACGTTGTTCGTGCCGATCACCGCGCGGGTGAACTTCTGGGCGACGAAGTTCATCTCGTTGGTCGCGCGGGCGCACGAGAACATCCCGAACGCCTCCGGTCCCTTCGCGTCCAGCGTCCGGCGGATCCCGGCGGCGGCCCGGTCGAGGGCCTCTTCCCAGGTCGCCGGCCGCAGCACGCCGGAGTCGCGCACCAGTGGCTGTGTGAGCCGCACGTACGGCTCGGTCTTCTTGCGCTTCACGGGCACCTCCGGTTTCAGTGCGACCCGACGGGGACGGGCGTCGTGCTGGTGTGGCCGAGCAGGCCGATGGCGGCGTGGACGTGGCGCAGCGCCGGCGCGGGCACGCCGGTCAGCTCCGCCAGTTCGACGACCGCGCCGATGATGGCGTCGGTTTCCAGTGGCTTGCCCGCTTCGAGGTCCTGCAGCATCGACGTCTTGTGGTGGCCGACGCGCCAGGCGCCGTCGATGCGCTTCTCGACCGAGACCTTCGGGTCGCTGCCCGCCGCGCGGGCGATGGCGAGGGTTTCGGTCATCATCGTGGCGACGAGCGCGCGCGTGTCGTCGTGCTCGCACATCTGGGCCATGGTCGCCCGGGTCAGCGCGGACAACGGGTTGAAGGCGACGTTGCCCATCAGCTTGATCCAGATGTCGTCGCGCAGGCCGGGTTCGACCGGCGCCTTGAGCCCGCCGGCGATCATCGCCGCGCTCAGCACCTTGCAGCGCGCGGAGATCTCGCCGTCCGGCTCGCCGAGGGAGAACCGGGTGCCTTCCAGGTGCCGGATCACGCCCGGCTCCTCGATGACGGTCGAGCAGTAGACGACGCAGCCGACGGCCCGCCGCAGCGGGAGCACTGCGGTCACCGAGCCGCCCGGGTCGACGGTCTCGACCCGCCGTCCTTCGAGCGGATGCCCGGCGAGGCCGTGGAAGTACCACCACGGGATGCCGTTCTGCGCGGCCACGATCGCCGTCTCGGGACCGAGCAGCGGTTCGAGCAGGGGCCCGCACGAGGCGTAGGAGTTGGCCTTGAGGCCGAGGAAGACGAAGTCGACTTCGCCGACTTCGGCCGGGTCGTCCGTGACGTGGGGGTGCGCGGTGAAGTCGCCGCGCGGGCTGAGCACGCGGACGCCGTGCTCGCGCATCGCCGCCAGGTGGGCCCGCCGGGCGATCAGGTGCACCTCGGTCCCGCCGCGGTGCAGCGCGGCCCCGACGTAGGCGCCGATCGCCCCGGCCCCGAGAACAGCCACCTTCATGATGTGCCTCCCGCTTCGGTCCAGCACGTGATTGCATACAGTATCCTGGATCCGGGACGCAGACCAGAGGTGGGTGGTTGTCGTAGCCAAAACTCCCGACCGGGTGAGATTTCGGGATTTTGCATACCAAAACCTGTATCCTGACCTCAGATCAGCGCGTTCCTCTCCCCTCCGAGGTGTCCCGTGAGCCAGCCCGCTTCCCCGCTCCAAGACCGTGGCCCGTCCGGCCGCCGCACGGCCAAGGGCTCGCTCAGCTCGACCGCCGCCAAGCGCGTCGAACGGCCGGCGCCGCTGCGGCAGGTCGTCTACGAAGCCCTCGCCGAGCTGATCATCAACCGCACCCTCGAACCCGGTCAGCACCTGGTCGAGGCCGACCTGGCCGAGTACCTCGGCGTCAGCAGGCAGCCCGTCCGGGAGGCTCTGCAGCGGCTGCAGAGCGAAGGCTGGGTCGACCTCCGCCCCGCCCAGGGCGCGTTCGTGCACCTGCCGACCGACGAGGAAGCCGACCAGCTGCTGAGCGTCCGCGGCGTGCTGGAGACGCACTCCGCGAAACTCGCCGCCGGCAACGCGACCCCGGCGGACGTCCGGCGCCTGTGGGAGCTCCAGCAGACCGGCGTCCACGCTTTGCACGCCGAGGACACCGAAGGCCTGGTCGCGGCCAATGCCGCCCTGCACGCGTTCATCACGCAGCTCTCGGGCAACGCCGTGCTGGCGGAGCTGATCGGCCTCGTCGACCGCCGGGTCCGCTGGTACTACACGCCGATCGCCCGGCCCCGCGGGCGGGACGCGTGGAGCGAGCACGACGAGCTGATCCACGCCATCTCCGACGGCGACACCGAAGCCGCGGAGCAGATCATGGCCAAGCACACCGAACGGACCCGCCAGGCCTACCACGAACGCCCGGAGGCTCCCCGATCCTGATTGAGGCAGGACCGGGGAGCGGGCCGGGTCAGCCGGCCGAGGCCGACGGTCGCGCCACCAGCTCGGTTTCGGCGAGCTGGTGGCGCTTCCGGCCGGGCTGGCGCAGGAACAGCGTCAGCACCGCCGAAAGGAGCGCGATGCACCCGGCGAGGACGTACGCGCCGGTGTAGCCCCACACGCTGATGACGCCCGCAGCGAGCCCGCCGCCGCCGACGCCGCCCACGAGTTTCGCGCTGTAGACCAGGCCGTAGTTCGACGCGTTGTTGTTCTCGCCGAAGTAGTCCGGCACCAGCGCGGCGAACAGCGGGTA of Amycolatopsis solani contains these proteins:
- a CDS encoding 2-dehydropantoate 2-reductase, with product MKVAVLGAGAIGAYVGAALHRGGTEVHLIARRAHLAAMREHGVRVLSPRGDFTAHPHVTDDPAEVGEVDFVFLGLKANSYASCGPLLEPLLGPETAIVAAQNGIPWWYFHGLAGHPLEGRRVETVDPGGSVTAVLPLRRAVGCVVYCSTVIEEPGVIRHLEGTRFSLGEPDGEISARCKVLSAAMIAGGLKAPVEPGLRDDIWIKLMGNVAFNPLSALTRATMAQMCEHDDTRALVATMMTETLAIARAAGSDPKVSVEKRIDGAWRVGHHKTSMLQDLEAGKPLETDAIIGAVVELAELTGVPAPALRHVHAAIGLLGHTSTTPVPVGSH
- a CDS encoding GntR family transcriptional regulator; the protein is MSQPASPLQDRGPSGRRTAKGSLSSTAAKRVERPAPLRQVVYEALAELIINRTLEPGQHLVEADLAEYLGVSRQPVREALQRLQSEGWVDLRPAQGAFVHLPTDEEADQLLSVRGVLETHSAKLAAGNATPADVRRLWELQQTGVHALHAEDTEGLVAANAALHAFITQLSGNAVLAELIGLVDRRVRWYYTPIARPRGRDAWSEHDELIHAISDGDTEAAEQIMAKHTERTRQAYHERPEAPRS
- a CDS encoding molybdopterin oxidoreductase family protein, which translates into the protein MKRKKTEPYVRLTQPLVRDSGVLRPATWEEALDRAAAGIRRTLDAKGPEAFGMFSCARATNEMNFVAQKFTRAVIGTNNVDSCNRTCHAPSVAGLARVFDSGGGTSSYQEIEDADVIVIWGGNPREAHPIFFQHVLKAVHRGAKLFVVDPRRTSTASWAHRQLQLEVGTDIPLAHAIAREIIHSGLANHAFIERATEGFAEFAASVEPWTLEVAEKTTGVPAGLIRELAHAYARADRAQLSWTLGITEHHNGTDNVLALINLALLAGQVGRYGAGLNPLRGQNNVQGGGDMGAIPDRLPGFQDVLDADVRAKFDAAWGSSIPPRKGLNLTQMLDAMERGDLTCVYIIGENPVQSEADCEHTIKRLSNVDHLVVQDIFLTKTAQLADVVLPASAAWCESDGTFTNSERRVQRVRKALDPPDGARDDIELLSELARRLGHDWHHTGGEEVWNELRSLSPMHAGMSYARLEELGGIQWPCYSEDTLEPTFLHGRLWAEDPAERGRPAPFTVIEHSPPVDLLTEEFPIRLTTGRRLDSYNTGVQSGGFPSPLRQGETLDLCPEDARALGVVPDELVRISSRRGEIVAPVRLDKGLKPGLAFMTFHFPDEIDVNVITIEATCPIAGTAEYKAAAIRVDKLPVEV